TTTCGCGCAGAATCGCGTTCAGGTTCATCCGAACGCCGCTTTTCCGGCCGAGCGCTTTCGCCAGCTCGACCTTGTCGAGCGGCCTATATTTCGGCGCGCGGAGCAAGCGCAGGATTTGTTCGCGCAGCTGGTTCTCGTTCTCTTTCACAATCGGGGCAGCACTCTCCGCGTGAAGTGTTCACGACACGAGCGCAAATTTTCGCTCCCTGCAAAAACGCGCCGCATCCTTCGACCCCGTCGAATAAATCCCGCGCCATGATAGTCTTATCCTTAATGGGGGACACGCTCTGGAAAATCGCCGGCCGTGAGATCGATTTCTCCAACCGCGCCCTCATTATGGGGATATTGAATGTGACACCCGACTCATTTTCCGATGGCGGCGAATTCTTCACGACCGAGAAAGCCGTTGCCCAGGGACAACGCATGGCCGCGGAAGGTGCGCAAATCATCGATGTGGGAGGGGAGTCAACCCGGCCTGGCGCGGAAGCAACTTCCGTCGACGAAGAACTGGCGCGGGTGCTTCCCGTGATCGCAAAGCTTCGCGAAACCGTCTCCGCCTTTGTCTCCATCGACACTTCCAAGGCAGCCGTCGCCCGCGAAGCGCTTGCGGCCGGCGCCTCGATTGTTAACGACGTCACCGGGGGCCGCGCCGATCCGCAGATGATGGACGTCGTGGCAAAGAGCGGAACCGCCTTCATCATCATGCATATGCAGGGCACTCCGCGCACCATGCAGGCCGCGCCGCACTATGAGAATGTCGTCGGCGAAGTGGCGGATTTTTTTCGACAACAATATGGGCGCGCCGTAGATTGCGGTATTGAGTCCATGGCCATCGCGTTTGATCCGGGGATCGGATTTGGGAAAACGGTGGAGCACAATCTTTCTCTACTCGCCAATCTCGCGGGACTCCGGGTGCACGATCGGCCAATCGTGGTGGGGGTTTCACGGAAGTCTTCCCTGGGCAAAATGATTGGATCGAATGAAATGAGCGACCGGCTCGCACCGACAATTGCGTTCACGGCCCTGCTGCGGGAGCGGGGTGCGAACGTTCTCCGCGTGCACGATGTCAGGGAAAACGTGGCGGCCCTGCGCGCCACCGAGGCTCTGCTGGAGAGGGCCCCATGATGCAGCAACTCCTCCAGTTCTGGTTCGACCGATGGCGGAGCTTCTTCGAAATTATCCTGCTCAGCGTCGGGATTTATTATGGCTATCTCTACTTTCGCGGGACCCGCGGCGCGAAGGTGCTGACGGGCCTGGCCATCGTCTTTCTGACCCTGACCCTGATCTCCCAATTACTGAACCTTGTCGTCATCGGCTGGATTATCCGGAGTTTCTCCGTCTTCCTGGCGGTGGCGCTCGTGGTAATTTTTCAGCCGGAGCTGCGCCGCGGCCTGGCCGAGCTCGGAGGGCATCCAATTTTTTCCCTGACGAGCGAGAAACGCGAAACGGTGCATGACATCGCGGAAGCGGTGACCCAGCTTGCCCACAAACAATTCGGGGCGCTTATTGCCATCGAGCGCGATACCTCGATCCGGATTTATGAAGAGACGGGGGTCATCATCGACTCGCACTTTTCGGTCGAGCTGCTCCTCACCATTTTTCATCCGAAAGCCGCCCTGCACGATGGCGGCGTGATTGTGCGCAATGGCCGCATCGCGGCCGCCGCTTGTATTTTTCCGGTGAGCCAGCGGGAAACGCTGGACCGCAGTCTGGGTTTGCGGCATCGGGCTGGCCTCGGGATCACCGAGGAATCGGATGCGATCGCCGTCGTTATTTCGGAGGAGACCGGCGGAATCTCAATTTGTCACCGGCGGCGGATTGAGCGCAATTTCACCCCGGAAACTTTCCGCAAACGCATCGGCGAGATTCTTCTCCAAGGCAATTATGAAGACGAAGAAATGGATCCTGAACAATTGGCGCGCGAAGTTGATCTCCCTCCTGCTCGCGACAACGCTCTGGTACCTCATCAAAAAGAACGTAGCAACGACACTCTCGCCGTTTGAGACCAGTGTCGAAGCTGCTTCGCCCGACCGGCGGTAGAGGTGGATCGAGCGCTCCGTCGCTCGATATGATTGCGTCGCACCCCATCGCCCGCGGAGCGGCCGATCCACCAGGGCTTAGCGCAAAAAGCGCGCGAGGTTCTCTTCCTCCCAACGCCGCGCCCGCCGGTATCCGGGGAACTGGCGCTCCCGCTCGTGGAACCGTTCGGTGTGGACCCGCCGCCGTCCGCCTGAGCCCTCTTCGTCGGGCACCACGGCATGCAGCATTTCGTGGTAGAGAATGTACTTAAGAAACCAAAGGGGAACGAACGGCTGGTCCAGTGCGGGATTGATCCGGATCACGCGATCTTCCTCCTGGATCGTGCCGAAAATAAAATATTCCTTTGGGCGTCGCTTCCGTTTCCGGCCCCACATCACCTTGTAACCGCGGAGCCGGCCGCGGAAATGGCGTTCGTTCAAACGATCGAATATCGCCCGCAGATCGAAGTATTTTCCTTCGTGCTGGAGATTGAGCTGCCGCTGCATCGGCAACTTCGGATGGGCGATTTTTCGTTTCGTTTTTTTTGCCATGATCTTCCCTTCGATTTCGAATTTTGCCCCGCTCCACAGTATTTTATCGGGGCGTGTCCGGCTTCACAAGCGAAGGTAAACAAAATTTTAGCTTCAATATAAATAGCTATGAACGAGGTGTTTATGTAGATGGCTCGCGGCGAATGGGAAGATTCTCGGAATCGATAAAACCAGCCGTAAACCCTTCAAAGTCAGCCCGATAGACTCGGCCAGCCACACCGCAGTCGAGGGACCCTCGCCGAGTGGCGATCGACGGCGACATCCGGCGCTTGGCCCGTCCGCCCTTCCGTGCAATTGCATCCCGCAATTTACGAAAATCACCCGTACGCTATACTCCGCTGCGCTCGCGTGCGCCGCTTGAAGGCGCGAACAAAAATCCAACATGACTCCGTTCCTGCGAAAATTGCTCGGCCTGAACTGGGTGTTGCTCATCACCATGCTGGCCCTGGCGATTTTCGGCGTCATCGCTATCTACAGCGCCACCTACATGCGCGAAGAAGCAGTCGCGTCCGAATTTTGGCGCAAGCAGGCCAACTGGGTCGCGGTCGGATTTCTGGCCTTCATGCTTACCAGCCTGATCGATTATCGCTGGGTCCGCTGGGGCGCGCTACCGATGTATCTCGCCGGTCTTGCCTTCCTCGTGGCCACGAAATTTTTTGGCACGAAAGTTTACGGTTCGCGGAGCTGGCTGCACCTCGGTCCGTTGAATTTCCAGCCGGCGCAGCTGGCGGTCATTGCCGGGATCCTGGTGCTCGCGCTTTTCCTGAGTCATTCGCAATTC
This Chthoniobacterales bacterium DNA region includes the following protein-coding sequences:
- a CDS encoding SprT-like domain-containing protein; this encodes MAKKTKRKIAHPKLPMQRQLNLQHEGKYFDLRAIFDRLNERHFRGRLRGYKVMWGRKRKRRPKEYFIFGTIQEEDRVIRINPALDQPFVPLWFLKYILYHEMLHAVVPDEEGSGGRRRVHTERFHERERQFPGYRRARRWEEENLARFLR
- the cdaA gene encoding diadenylate cyclase CdaA, which produces MMQQLLQFWFDRWRSFFEIILLSVGIYYGYLYFRGTRGAKVLTGLAIVFLTLTLISQLLNLVVIGWIIRSFSVFLAVALVVIFQPELRRGLAELGGHPIFSLTSEKRETVHDIAEAVTQLAHKQFGALIAIERDTSIRIYEETGVIIDSHFSVELLLTIFHPKAALHDGGVIVRNGRIAAAACIFPVSQRETLDRSLGLRHRAGLGITEESDAIAVVISEETGGISICHRRRIERNFTPETFRKRIGEILLQGNYEDEEMDPEQLAREVDLPPARDNALVPHQKERSNDTLAV
- the folP gene encoding dihydropteroate synthase, with product MIVLSLMGDTLWKIAGREIDFSNRALIMGILNVTPDSFSDGGEFFTTEKAVAQGQRMAAEGAQIIDVGGESTRPGAEATSVDEELARVLPVIAKLRETVSAFVSIDTSKAAVAREALAAGASIVNDVTGGRADPQMMDVVAKSGTAFIIMHMQGTPRTMQAAPHYENVVGEVADFFRQQYGRAVDCGIESMAIAFDPGIGFGKTVEHNLSLLANLAGLRVHDRPIVVGVSRKSSLGKMIGSNEMSDRLAPTIAFTALLRERGANVLRVHDVRENVAALRATEALLERAP